CACGGTCTTTGTCGAGAGATAGCCATACAACTATTGGTTTGCCCACGATGTGATCTTCTGGTACAAATCCCCAATAACGGGAGTCTGCAGAATTGTGACGATTGTCACCCATCATCCAATAGTAATCCATTTTGAAGGTGTATTGGTTGGTTTTTACTCCGTTGATATAAATGCCGTCGTCTTTGACTTCTAATTTATTTCCTTCATAAGCGTGTATGCAGCGCTCATAAATGGCTAGATTATCCTCGGTGAGTGTAATTGTTGCTCCTTTTGAAGGTATCCAAATAGGTCCGTAGTTGTTGCGATTCCATTTAGTGTATAGATTTAGTGGGTATAGCTTGCCTGCATATTCTTCAGACTCCATTACAATCTTATAAATTAATTTCTTGTTAGCATTTAAGGTGTTGAGCATCTGTTTTGTCAACGGGAAATGATAAACGGGATTTAAAGCTCCTTGCGCATTTCTGCTATTGAGTCCCATCTGCAAAAGTTCCGGTTCCCATCCTTGATTATTGGTTATCATCATCTGGTCATCCTTGCTGATACCCAGTTCTCTTAACATTTCATCGGGGATATAAGGTCCTGTGGTTTGTACAAAGTAGTTGAATTGTACTCCTGGAGGATTTGGAGAAATTTTATTGTTAATGTACACTTGACCATCAACGATTTTGAGAGTATCTCCAGGTAATCCGAGGCAACGTTTTACATAGTTTTCTCTGCGATCTACCGGTCGGTAAACAACCTCCCCGTATTTTTGGGGATTAGATAATATGAGTTTTCTACCAGCAGCGTAGTAGAGATCGTAGACCGTGCGTTGTTCTT
This is a stretch of genomic DNA from uncultured Bacteroides sp.. It encodes these proteins:
- the lepB gene encoding signal peptidase I; this translates as MKKANRTQWIKCSIAITLYLLFLVWVQSWLGLIVLPLIFDAYITKKVPWSFWRKSENLLFRSVMSWVDAILFALVAVYFVNIYIFQNYQIPSSSLEKSLLVGDYLYVSKMSYGPRVPNTPLSMPLAQHTLPIFNCKSYIEWPHWNYKRVKGLGKVKHNDIVVFNFPAGDTVAINYQQTEDFYSLAYREGQQFYPNSINMDSLSRKEQRTVYDLYYAAGRKLILSNPQKYGEVVYRPVDRRENYVKRCLGLPGDTLKIVDGQVYINNKISPNPPGVQFNYFVQTTGPYIPDEMLRELGISKDDQMMITNNQGWEPELLQMGLNSRNAQGALNPVYHFPLTKQMLNTLNANKKLIYKIVMESEEYAGKLYPLNLYTKWNRNNYGPIWIPSKGATITLTEDNLAIYERCIHAYEGNKLEVKDDGIYINGVKTNQYTFKMDYYWMMGDNRHNSADSRYWGFVPEDHIVGKPIVVWLSLDKDRGWFDGKIRWNRIFKWVN